In Streptomyces sp. SID8374, one genomic interval encodes:
- a CDS encoding ABC transporter permease produces the protein MSRTGRGRGRLKAARLGPRDVLHVGSSGLRSRPMRVVLSALGIAIGIATMISVVGISASSQAQLLRELDKLGTNLLVASPGDSMFAGEDVRLPEGSVGMVGRIKGVQEVGATADLDATVRRNERIDEGDTGGITVKATTADLLRVLRGEVRSGSWLNAATGRYPSVVLGHVAAERLGVTRPGQQVWLGDRHFTVIGILAPLPLAPEIERSALVGWEGAKRLLGFEGHPTSVYERSDDAAVRDVRKVMAATVDPQNPQNVKVTDPSSALRAKAATEGAFSSLLLGLGGIALLVGGVGVANTMIISVLERRYEIGLRRSLGATRGQIRIQFVTESLMLSGLGGLAGVALGAAATGVYAHSGGLPWVVPLWAVGGGFGATLVIGTVAGLYPAVRASRLSPTLALHAA, from the coding sequence GTGAGCCGCACAGGCCGGGGGCGGGGACGGCTGAAGGCGGCCCGCCTGGGCCCCCGGGACGTCCTCCACGTCGGCTCGTCCGGCCTCCGCAGCCGCCCGATGCGGGTGGTCCTCTCCGCGCTGGGCATCGCCATCGGCATCGCGACGATGATCTCCGTGGTCGGCATCTCCGCCTCCAGCCAGGCCCAACTGCTCCGCGAACTCGACAAGTTGGGCACCAACCTCCTGGTCGCCTCGCCCGGCGACTCGATGTTCGCCGGAGAGGACGTACGGCTGCCCGAGGGCTCGGTCGGGATGGTGGGCCGGATCAAGGGGGTCCAGGAGGTGGGGGCCACCGCCGACCTCGACGCGACCGTACGCCGCAACGAGAGGATCGACGAGGGCGATACGGGCGGGATCACGGTCAAGGCGACCACGGCCGACCTGCTCCGCGTCCTGCGCGGCGAGGTGCGCAGCGGCAGCTGGCTCAACGCGGCGACCGGCCGCTACCCCTCGGTGGTGCTCGGCCATGTCGCCGCCGAACGCCTCGGCGTCACCAGGCCCGGACAGCAAGTGTGGCTGGGCGACCGGCACTTCACGGTCATCGGCATCCTCGCCCCGCTCCCCCTCGCCCCGGAGATCGAACGTTCCGCGCTGGTCGGCTGGGAGGGCGCGAAGCGGCTGCTGGGCTTCGAGGGCCACCCGACGTCGGTGTACGAGCGGTCGGACGACGCGGCGGTGCGGGACGTACGCAAGGTCATGGCGGCGACGGTCGACCCGCAGAACCCGCAGAACGTGAAGGTCACCGACCCGTCGTCGGCGCTGCGCGCGAAGGCGGCGACCGAGGGGGCGTTCAGCAGTCTGCTGCTGGGCCTGGGCGGTATCGCGCTGCTGGTCGGCGGCGTCGGAGTGGCCAACACCATGATCATCTCGGTGCTGGAGCGCCGGTACGAGATCGGGCTGCGCCGCTCGCTGGGCGCGACCCGGGGCCAGATCCGGATCCAGTTCGTCACGGAGTCCCTGATGCTGTCGGGCCTGGGCGGTCTGGCGGGGGTGGCGCTGGGCGCGGCGGCGACGGGGGTGTACGCGCACTCCGGCGGGCTGCCGTGGGTGGTGCCGCTCTGGGCGGTCGGCGGGGGCTTCGGCGCGACGCTGGTGATCGGCACGGTGGCGGGCCTCTACCCGGCGGTGCGGGCCTCCCGCCTCTCCCCGACGCTGGCGCTGCACGCGGCGTGA
- a CDS encoding ABC transporter ATP-binding protein produces MSGTYEVGGTNAVNGTHEASGTNAVGGTNQASGTHAVGATNTVGATNAVIGTNEAEGGTTVIGTNAAEAGTTVVGLRGVTKEYAGGVTALRGVDLTVREGELLAIVGPSGSGKSTLLHIVGTLDRPTTGSVHIAGHDVAALSDRRLSALRAQHVGFVFQAFHLVPGVSARDNVAEGLLYSGLPRPVRRRRAAEALDRVGLADRLDHKPHQLSGGQKQRVAIARAVVGEPALLLADEPTGALDTASGAAVMELLRDLNREGATIAVITHDTEIAGSLPREVRIRDGEVVADVRNPPVRRPMTAGAKL; encoded by the coding sequence ATGAGCGGTACGTACGAGGTCGGCGGTACGAACGCGGTCAACGGTACGCACGAGGCCAGCGGCACGAACGCGGTCGGCGGCACGAACCAGGCGAGCGGCACGCACGCGGTCGGCGCCACGAACACTGTCGGCGCCACGAACGCGGTCATCGGTACGAACGAGGCCGAAGGCGGGACCACGGTCATCGGTACGAACGCAGCCGAGGCCGGAACCACGGTCGTCGGCCTCCGCGGCGTCACCAAGGAGTACGCGGGCGGGGTCACCGCCCTGCGCGGGGTGGACCTCACCGTGCGGGAGGGCGAACTCCTCGCCATCGTCGGCCCGTCCGGCTCCGGCAAGTCCACGCTGCTGCACATCGTCGGCACCCTGGACCGCCCCACCACCGGCTCCGTCCACATCGCGGGCCATGACGTGGCGGCCCTCTCCGACCGCCGCCTCTCCGCCCTGCGCGCCCAGCACGTGGGCTTCGTCTTCCAGGCGTTCCACCTGGTCCCGGGCGTCTCCGCGCGCGACAACGTGGCCGAGGGCCTGCTCTACTCCGGCCTTCCCCGCCCCGTACGCCGCCGCAGGGCCGCCGAGGCGCTGGACCGGGTCGGGCTGGCGGACCGCCTGGACCACAAGCCGCACCAGCTCTCGGGCGGCCAGAAGCAGCGGGTCGCCATCGCGCGGGCGGTCGTCGGTGAGCCCGCCCTGCTGCTGGCCGACGAGCCGACGGGGGCGCTGGATACGGCGTCGGGCGCGGCGGTGATGGAGCTGCTGCGGGACCTGAACCGGGAGGGGGCGACGATCGCGGTGATCACGCACGACACGGAGATCGCGGGGAGCCTGCCGCGCGAGGTGCGGATCAGGGACGGCGAGGTGGTGGCGGACGTAAGGAATCCGCCTGTACGCCGGCCCATGACGGCAGGGGCGAAGCTGTGA